In one Capricornis sumatraensis isolate serow.1 chromosome 1, serow.2, whole genome shotgun sequence genomic region, the following are encoded:
- the C1H2orf74 gene encoding uncharacterized protein C2orf74 homolog, whose amino-acid sequence MNFETTAFTFFIILLICLSCIFLLLVAFLYKCSQSRTHEETEKGPCTENEIEGCPAANTEMKDTDDQEKTLAPARHGILVQRRTKEAMTTPLGNREDVEGEEENKIKEKQKPENARENGQEDDYLQKPLIPVTGSSSVVDNHKRPLKGVTFSREVIVVDLGKDNPMARSYTRLHKERK is encoded by the exons ATGAACTTTGAAACCACAGCATTCACTTTCTTCATCATCCTTCTAATTTGCCTCAGTTGCATCTTCCTTTTATTGGTGGcttttttatataaatg TTCCCAAAGCAGGACACATGAAGAGACAGAAAAAGGTCCTTGTACAGAAAATGAAATTGAAGGTTGTCCAGCTGCTAATACAGAGATGAAAGATACAGATGACCAAGAAAA GACTCTTGCACCTGCAAGGCATGGCATTCTTGTCCAGAGACGGACTAAAGAAGCGATGACCACGCCCTTAGGAAATAGAGAGGATGTGGAAGGTgaagaagagaacaaaataaaagagaagcaaaagcctgAGAATGCTAGAGAAAATGGTCAAGAG GATGACTATTTGCAAAAACCACTCATACCTGTCACTGGAAGTTCTTCAGTTGTTGATAACCATAAAAGACCCTTAAAAGGAGTAACATTTTCTAGGGAGGTAATCGTCGTGGACCTTGGGAAGGACAATCCTATGGCTCGAAGCTATACTCGATTACataaagagagaaagtga